DNA from Lemur catta isolate mLemCat1 chromosome 7, mLemCat1.pri, whole genome shotgun sequence:
CTCAAAGGCAAACATTGAACCCACACACAAGCGCGCACAGCACTGTTGGCGAAACAAGGTCACCCCCTTGGCACTGGGcaatgttgggggtggggggacaataGCCCCAGGTGGTCATAGAGGTGGGGGCTGCCAGAGAGGGGCACTGCATAATGGTGGGGACTCTGGGGCAAGTACAGTGAGCTTTGCTCATCCCCATGTCACCCCTTAGAGGGACACTAGCTAGAAGGGGGTGATCTCAAAGCCTGACACCCTGGGGAGGCAGGGGTTAATGCCACTGGACAGGTGCGGGAGCTGGGCAGCGGGGAGGCATCTCCTTTGCATTAGCTTGGCAGGACAGGGAGACCCCCACCCATGAAAAACAGCCCATTTTCCACCCAGAGCACAAGGCACGTGGGGAATGTCCCCTTCAAATTCCAGTCCGCATCCATCACCCCGTGTCCCATTCCAAGAACATCTGGCTGTCTCCCCCCACCCGGCACGGCCCCCTCCCCTTTCCACCAGCCTTCCGCAGGCTCCTGCGTCCGGCTTTCTGGCCTCTGAGTTAGCCTATAGAGGGAGCGAGGCTCGGCAGAAACCGCAGGCCTGTTGATATTCCCCACTCCAGGGCGACTTGCAAATTTGGGGGTGAGGAGCATTTAGTAAGCGCCTGCCTGCAGGCTGGCCCTGCGTGACCGGAGCAGATTTCAAATCTCTGTCATGGACAAAGCCCAGGTTCCCCTTGTCCCGCTCTGCATCCTCCACCCTCTCTGCAGGCCAGGATGGGATGGGTGGGGCACTGAGGAGAGCTGTGTGCTTCCTGGGGGGTACCCGGGGGCAATCACACCAGTGACCCATTTGGCCCCCCCTTTCTGTTCCAGAGGTGCCTGCCCTGGAGGAGTCACGACCCATGCTTGGAGACACATGCCTGGACTTGGCAAGGTATGGAGAAAGCTGAGGAAACCTTGGGGTGCCCACGGCAGGGTGGGGGCTGCACATGGTCCCCTCCCCACCGGAGCTGCCCCCTGAGCCCTCTCCTTATTTAGTCAAAAGTGTGGCCAGCGCAGCCCAGAGGCCGGAGCAGATCCGGGTCACCCTGGGGCTCAAAAATTATGCTGGCTGCGCCCCCAGCCAGGTCTAGCAGCGGGCTCTGCCCCCAAGGCCCACTCCTTCCCCTCTGTTCCTGGACCCCCAAGGTAGGAAGGGTCCTGCCAGCAGCCCGAGGATGCTGCACAGGGGGGAGCCCTCCTCCAGCCCAGAGCTTGGCTGGCAGGAACTTCAGCCCCAAGTGgcatcctcccccacccctgaccAGGCACTTCGACAGCACCAGTCTTCTTTCTGGATGTGCAGACCCAAACTCCAAAGAGAATAAACGTCCCCTCAGAATTCCCACTCACCCCGCGGAGCAAGCTCCTCCTGCGCCCGGGGCTCCCCACTCCCGCTCTGCCTGGGCCTTTCTCGTCCCGGTTTCCCGGCTCTGGCTCTGAGCTGGCCGCTCCCCCCTCCCTGGGACCAAGCCCAGCATTTTACAAACCCAGCTCCATTCTCCAAGGGTCCCCTGAGCACCCCTCCCTCACTCTGCAGGGCACTGTACTCGGGACTGGGGAAGGACAACGCGCCCACCGGGCATCAGCCAGGGACTGACCACCCAGCGGAACTGCCAGCAACACCGCACAACACAGCCGAGGGCTGAGCAAGCCCCCCAAGCCAGCCGGTGAGTACTGGGCGAGGGTCAGCGGGGAGTGCCGGGAGGGCCGGCGCACTCACCACCGTGTTACTGTTTGATTTGGTGTCTGAACTAAAGACACctttaaaagaatattcttgGCCTCTGTGTGAGACCAGGGCAAACCCGCCCGGAAGACACAGCCTGCTGGGTCCCTCCCTGCAGGCCCTACAGGGAGGCCTCCCTCCCGGGTCAGGTACAAGGACGAGGACGCTCACCCTTCCTCCCATACTCCCCAAGTCCCAGAGCCGCCCCCGACCCCAGTACCTGACTAGTCAACTGGTGCAGCCACCGCCACCGAGCTGCTGCAGCTGAGTCAGGGGAGTCGGGGCGTCCGGCTGGGCCTTTctagccccccacccccaccggtGCACAGGAAGCCCGGGTCGCTGAACACAATGGGATCCTGACAGCGGCACTTGCAAGGCCCCGGTGCACAGAATGCCTCTTTGGGCAGTGCTTCATTTGGGCCTCACAGCCCCCGCAGGGCCAGGAGGCCTGAGACTGTCGCCCACTTTGACAAATGGGACAGACACAGAGAGGTCAAGCCACTGGCAAGAGGCCTCATAGCCAGCAGTGGGGCAGGGAGAACTGGGCCCAGGCCCTTCAGGGGACCCCAACTTTCCTGTCTCCAGACTGCCCCTGCCTGATGTGTTTCTTCCTCTGCGCCTTCTCCCTGCCTACCCCTCCTCAAACCCTGTCCTCCTCATGgtggccccggcccctccctctgtccctgccctcctctgccctcttcctCGCCCAGGAGCTCCCCTGCAAGGCCCTCGATGCTGCAGAGACCGCAGGGAACCCGCTCTGCCCGCACCTGAGCCCTCCAGCGAGAAGACCCTGGAGCCCACGCGTGACTCTGAATACAAATCTGTGCTTGGGAGGCCCACATCCGCCTGTGCCTGAAACCCCtgcccagagcctggcccagAACCGCACCAGTGACACTTCTGCCCTGCCCCGGGGTGCCCCAGACACTCACCTCTccggctgtggctgtggctgggaCTGTCTGCTGGCCTCAGTTCTGAGAGCGTTGGGGTCCCCTGAGCCACAGGCCACAGCAGCTCACCTCGGGACTGGGGTCTCTGGCCGCTCTGGCCTGCTGGGGCTCAGGCTGGGGGGCGGGCTGCCCAGGGGGCTGCGCCACAGGGGACGAAGGGCTctggggccaggggctggagtCTACCTCCTCCCACACAAGCTCAGCAGTGATTCTTCGGCCCCTGGAGAAAACCAAAAAGGTGTTCCTGAGATGCTCCCTGTCAAAACCAAACAGCCCCCCACCCGAGCCAGCGCCCtggtcccctctccctccccaggctgcctgCGGGTCTCCTGGCCAGGGCCTGAGCACGTCCTCCCCCCctgcctctctgctcctggctctCCCTGTCTCAAAGCACAAGGGAGAGAGTGTCAAGAAGTTCACCCAGAAAGGGCTTCTcagcagccagggctgagacAGCTGCTGGAGGGGCAGGAGACCCTCCTGCTGGGTGGCCATGAGGTGCACACGGTGGCCTGCCTTGAAGGGGCACAGCACGAAATATGAAAGTCTGTCCCTCCACCTCCCGACGCTCGCCCTtgtgtgggagcagggagggccccCTGCAAACCCCACAGGATAGGCAGCCCAGGACTGAGAAGGCTGTCGAGTGGGGTGCAGCTGGCTCCTTTGGGAAATGAGCCCCTCCCCACAAACACCAccctgggtgggtggaggagtcTGGGGTCCAGGGTGCGAAAGAAACTTCATGCAAGATGCATGTAGTCCCGGCGGAGCTGCTGTGCCCCAGCTCTTCTTGGAGCGTGGCTGGCGGGAGAGCCAGGCGCGCTGTCAGCAGGAGGGAAGCCCTACTTTTTGAGACCCTGCTGGGGACGTCAAGCACATTGTACCTCATGgtcctcctcctcactctccttTCCAATTTCTTGCTGCTGgtcaggaggagcagggagagagggaagcttagcttttaaaatgctgtgtatgtgtgtatatatgttatctatatattatatatacctgCTCTGGAGCCTCAGGCCCCTCTGCACAGTCTCCTGTTTGTCtttgggattggggtggggggtgcgtCGTGCAGCAAGAGGAAACTTTCACACAGAAAAACCCTTCCCTTTACGTGTGCAAAAACAGCTGTGCACTCCTGCTGGGAAGAgcggccctccctgcctccctgcccctccccgtTTGCCTGCTGGATTAGGACAGGAAAACCTATTCTCCTTGCAAAAGCCCCTGTGGCTTTGTGTAGCCCTATAGAGGAATCCCCTCCCCAACTGTCTTTCCTGTCCCCTCCAAAGTTGAGGCCATTCTTGGGAAGCTTGCCTGGGCCCTGCGGCCACGGAGATTCTTCCCCTCTTTCAGAATCCAGGATCTTGGCAGCGGTTCCAagcccccagcccacctgggccTGAACACCCCAAATGCAGCTTTGCTCACGCACACTCAGAGGGCACAGCCGAGGGAGGGGAGCCCGGTTACCTGTGCTCTAGTCGCTGCGTGGTCCCCGCAGCTCCCGGATGGTGGACGAAGAGGACCGGAGAGTCACTGGTGCCCAAGGCTCTCTGCCGAAACTGCCTGGAGGGTGGTCTGCTGGCTGGGCCAACATGAGCAGTCGCCGCCAAAGCAGGGGGTGCTCTGGCTGTGGTGCCCAGACCCTCCAGCCGGGTCGATGTGGAGGGGGAGGCAgatgaggctgaggctggagagacGATGAAGGGGTGCTTTTAGAGAGTGCATGATCACGGGGCCCCTAGAAGTGGGAGAGCCTTTCCACCACTGGGCACGGCACCTGCTCAAATGCCAACTGAAATTACAGTTTTGCCCTCACCTCCTCGTCCCCGCCACTGCTTTCCCCGAGCCCCTCCAAACTTGGTGAGCTTCGTGCCAACTTGGTAGTGCTGGGGCCTCTGGGGTGGCTGCCGTGGCAGGTGCCCACATGAGAGTACGGTGCATCGGGGGTGGAGGTCTGCCCGCCCCACCCCAGCAGAAAGGCATCCATGGGTGTTGGCACAGCCGGAAGCACTCCCTGCTAGCCAGGAGGTGAGGACCctgtggaggaggtggggagtgggtggggcTTCACTAGAGGGACACTTAGCAATTAATTGATACCCTGGAATGCCAGTGGGCATGGCACTGGTAAAATGGGGTGGGGCATAAGCAGGGTTCGAGGATGAGCAGAAAAATTGCTTTTTAGGTGCTCCCAAGGTAGCTGTGCACAGCGCGGTCACGTCCTTCCATCCTCCAGAGGCAGGGGACTCGGCTGGGAGTTTTTCCCCTTCGCCAGTCGCACTCGATCTGCCCCCCACCCACTGTCCGTGTGGCGCAGGGCACTAAGGATGCTGCTGCGAGCGGCAGGCAGCAGACAGTGAGCACCTGTAGGCATCCCTGGGTCGGACGACTGGCCAGGTTCCCATCCTTTTGAGCCTCAATGAAACTCCAGCTAAGGTGCAGACTCAGAGCTGATGGCAGCTGGAGAAGTCTCTGGTGGAAGCACTGCCTGCTTGGGCTAAATCTCATGGGAATTTGAAACCTGTTTCCCA
Protein-coding regions in this window:
- the LOC123642179 gene encoding LOW QUALITY PROTEIN: WAS/WASL-interacting protein family member 1-like (The sequence of the model RefSeq protein was modified relative to this genomic sequence to represent the inferred CDS: inserted 1 base in 1 codon; deleted 1 base in 1 codon); this encodes MHKTPHPACPVPALGLRAGGARPPGQGAPFLASLQLGALLALCRGRQAAFPTNVVFAKSKGKWRRFLAAKAGASVAAEPQNPQPAPGPRVGXPGGGPRGAPARAGQRRVRVRSRAGPQRPRGPAPRGAHREAGGRVCGARGAKAIEERSVAAANAAGEVPALEESRPMLGDTCLDLASQKCGQRSPEAGADPGHPGAQKLCWLRPQPGLAAGSAPKAHSFPSVPGPPSSSCARGSPLPLCLGLSRPGFPALALSWPLPPPWDQAQHFTNPAPFSKGPLSTPPSLCRALYKDEDAHPSSHTPQVPEPPPTPELPCKALDAAETAGNPLCPHLSPPARRPWSPRVTLNTNLCLGGPHPPVPETPAQSLAQNRTSDTSALPRGAPDTHLSGCGCGWDCLLASVLRALGSPEPQATAAHLGTGVSGRSGLLGLRLGGGLPRGLRHRGRRALGPGAGVYLLPHKLSSDSSAPGENQKGVPEMLPVKTKQPPTRASALVPSPSPGCLRVSWPGPEHVLPPCLSAPGSPCLKAQGRECQEVHPERASQQPGLRQLLEGQETLLLGGHEVHTVACLEGAQHEI